One genomic region from Haloprofundus salinisoli encodes:
- a CDS encoding SLC13 family permease, which yields MLVVFALILLALVLFATERFPIDVTAILLMVLLMVLEPWTQITPQEGISGFANPATITVLAMLILSTGINRTGIVQLFGRKMAAFAGDDRRKQLAATIGVAGPVSGVINNTPVVAILVPIIADLAHEGKTSPSKLLMPLSFASMLGGTLTLIGTSTNILASDITAQIGAESPELGLHAFGMFEFTKLGVVVFAVGAVYLMTVGVRLLPERVPVDEDLVEEYALQEYLADVVVPANSSLLGQTVEEALGDDELDIDVLQLIRNGERFSEPLARKEIHKSDTLRLRTNRQTLERIMDAEGLALAGRPRTEDELHPDDEEPVLVEVVIPSGSFLVGETLSSSAFRQRYDANVLAFRTRGDVVRDRFEDIKVRVGDTLLVQAPPDSLSRLVGNEDFIVAHEFDEVTYRSEKIPFAVLIIAGVVALPALDVLPIVVSALAGVVAMVFTGVLKPTELYSSVEWNVIFLLAGVIPLGIALQQTGAADLLGDAVASTAAFLPAIGVLWVFYLATGLLTSVISNNASVVLMIPVAASAAQSIGANAFAFVLAVTFAASTAFMTPVGYQTNLFVYGPGGYTFSDFIRVGAPLQLLLSVVTVLGIAFFWGVRV from the coding sequence ATGCTCGTCGTCTTCGCCCTCATTCTCCTCGCGCTCGTGCTGTTTGCGACCGAGCGGTTTCCCATCGACGTCACCGCCATCCTGTTGATGGTTCTGTTGATGGTTCTCGAACCGTGGACGCAGATCACCCCGCAGGAGGGGATTTCCGGCTTCGCCAACCCCGCCACCATCACCGTGTTAGCGATGCTCATATTGAGCACCGGCATCAATCGGACCGGAATCGTCCAACTGTTCGGTCGGAAGATGGCCGCGTTCGCGGGCGACGACCGGCGCAAGCAACTCGCCGCGACTATCGGCGTCGCCGGACCGGTGTCAGGGGTCATCAACAACACGCCAGTGGTCGCCATCCTGGTCCCCATCATCGCCGACCTCGCCCACGAGGGGAAAACGTCGCCCTCGAAGCTGCTCATGCCGCTCTCTTTCGCCTCGATGCTCGGAGGGACGTTGACGCTCATCGGCACGTCGACGAACATCCTCGCGAGCGACATCACGGCCCAAATCGGTGCGGAGTCGCCCGAGCTCGGGTTACACGCGTTCGGGATGTTCGAGTTCACCAAACTCGGCGTCGTCGTCTTCGCGGTCGGAGCCGTCTATCTCATGACGGTCGGCGTCCGGTTGCTCCCCGAGCGCGTGCCGGTCGACGAGGACCTCGTCGAGGAGTACGCCCTCCAGGAGTATCTCGCGGACGTCGTCGTGCCGGCGAACTCCTCGTTGCTCGGCCAAACCGTCGAGGAAGCCCTCGGCGACGACGAACTCGATATCGACGTTCTTCAACTGATTCGGAACGGAGAGCGCTTCTCCGAGCCGCTCGCCCGCAAGGAGATTCACAAGAGCGACACGCTTCGGCTCAGGACGAACCGGCAGACGCTCGAACGCATCATGGACGCGGAAGGACTCGCGCTCGCCGGGCGACCCCGGACCGAAGACGAGCTCCACCCGGACGACGAGGAGCCCGTCCTCGTCGAAGTGGTCATCCCGTCGGGGTCGTTTCTCGTCGGCGAGACACTTTCGAGTTCGGCGTTCCGACAGCGCTACGACGCGAACGTGCTCGCCTTCCGGACCCGCGGCGACGTGGTCCGCGACCGCTTCGAGGATATCAAGGTTCGCGTCGGGGACACGCTTCTCGTTCAGGCACCGCCCGACAGCCTCAGCCGGCTCGTCGGGAACGAGGATTTCATCGTCGCCCACGAGTTCGACGAGGTGACCTACCGGAGCGAGAAGATACCGTTCGCCGTCCTCATCATCGCCGGCGTCGTCGCGCTTCCCGCGCTGGACGTCCTCCCGATAGTCGTCTCGGCGCTGGCGGGGGTCGTGGCGATGGTGTTCACCGGCGTGCTCAAACCGACCGAGCTCTATTCGTCCGTCGAGTGGAACGTCATCTTCCTGCTCGCGGGCGTCATCCCGCTCGGAATCGCCCTCCAGCAGACCGGAGCCGCCGACCTGCTGGGGGACGCCGTCGCCTCGACGGCGGCGTTCTTGCCCGCAATCGGCGTCCTCTGGGTGTTCTATCTCGCGACCGGGCTGTTGACGAGCGTCATCAGCAACAACGCGAGCGTCGTGCTGATGATTCCCGTGGCGGCCAGCGCCGCGCAGTCGATCGGTGCGAACGCGTTCGCGTTCGTGCTCGCCGTGACGTTCGCGGCGTCGACGGCGTTCATGACGCCCGTCGGCTATCAGACGAATCTGTTCGTCTACGGACCGGGCGGCTACACGTTTTCGGACTTCATCCGCGTCGGTGCGCCGTTACAGCTCCTGTTGTCGGTCGTGACCGTCCTCGGAATCGCGTTCTTCTGGGGCGTTCGGGTGTGA
- a CDS encoding sulfatase: MSDESPANVLFVVMDTVRKDHLTPYGYDKPTTPGLESFAEEAMVFDQAVAPAPWTLPVHASMFTGMYPSRHGADQETPYLDNVTTLAETLSAAGYDTACYSSNAWITPYTHLTDGFDDQNNFFEVMPGDLLSGPLAKAWKTLNDNERLRAVADKLVSLGNTAHEYLADGEGADSKTPAVIDQTMEFIEESDRSFAFINLMDAHLPYHPPKEYKRKFAPGVDSTELCQNSKEYNSGARDITDSEWEDIRGLYDAEIAHIDDQLTRLFDWLKETGRWDDTMVVVCADHGELHGEHDLYGHEFCLYDPLINVPLLVKHPELGTGRRDDQVELVDLYHTVLDALDVEGGTPASPGEDVVARDRTRSLLSASYREFAEADSPDPGQKGSPDGEYAFVEYSRPIVELKQLEEKAKAGGITLPKDSRFYSRMRAARRPDAKYVRIDRIPNEAYRLDEDPGELTNLAGKGDEKIEAAEQALARFEEAAGGAWTGEDDVEVTDDALDDMDETTQDRLRDLGYME, translated from the coding sequence ATGAGCGACGAGTCTCCCGCGAACGTGTTGTTCGTGGTGATGGACACGGTTCGGAAAGACCACCTGACGCCGTACGGCTACGATAAACCCACGACGCCCGGTCTCGAATCGTTCGCCGAAGAGGCGATGGTGTTCGACCAAGCCGTCGCTCCCGCGCCGTGGACGCTCCCCGTCCACGCGTCGATGTTCACCGGGATGTATCCGAGTCGCCACGGCGCAGACCAGGAGACGCCGTACCTCGACAACGTGACGACGCTCGCGGAGACGCTGTCCGCGGCCGGCTACGACACGGCCTGTTACTCCTCGAACGCGTGGATTACGCCGTACACCCACCTCACCGACGGCTTCGACGACCAGAACAACTTCTTCGAGGTGATGCCCGGCGACCTCCTCTCGGGGCCGCTGGCGAAGGCGTGGAAGACGCTCAACGACAACGAACGCCTGCGTGCGGTCGCCGACAAGCTGGTGAGCCTCGGCAACACAGCTCACGAGTACCTCGCCGACGGCGAAGGCGCAGACTCGAAGACGCCCGCCGTCATCGACCAGACGATGGAGTTCATCGAGGAGAGCGACCGGTCGTTCGCCTTCATCAACCTGATGGACGCCCACCTCCCGTACCACCCGCCGAAGGAGTACAAGCGAAAGTTCGCCCCCGGCGTCGACTCCACCGAACTCTGCCAGAACTCCAAGGAGTACAACTCCGGCGCACGCGACATCACCGACAGCGAGTGGGAGGACATCCGCGGGCTGTACGACGCCGAGATAGCGCACATCGACGACCAGCTCACCCGACTGTTCGACTGGCTGAAAGAGACCGGCCGGTGGGACGACACGATGGTCGTCGTCTGCGCCGACCACGGCGAACTCCACGGCGAACACGACCTGTACGGCCACGAGTTCTGCCTGTACGACCCGCTCATCAACGTCCCGTTGCTGGTGAAGCACCCGGAACTCGGCACGGGTCGCCGCGACGACCAGGTCGAGTTGGTCGACCTCTATCACACCGTGTTGGACGCGCTCGACGTCGAAGGCGGCACGCCGGCGTCGCCCGGCGAGGACGTGGTCGCCCGCGACCGGACCCGCTCGTTGCTCTCGGCGTCGTACCGCGAGTTCGCCGAGGCCGACTCGCCGGACCCCGGTCAGAAAGGGTCGCCCGACGGCGAGTACGCGTTCGTCGAGTACTCGCGTCCCATCGTCGAACTCAAACAACTGGAGGAGAAGGCGAAAGCCGGCGGCATCACGCTCCCGAAGGACTCCCGTTTCTACTCGCGGATGCGTGCGGCTCGCCGACCCGACGCGAAGTACGTCCGCATCGACCGCATCCCCAACGAGGCGTACCGCCTCGACGAGGACCCCGGAGAGTTGACGAACCTCGCCGGCAAGGGCGACGAGAAAATCGAGGCCGCAGAACAGGCGCTCGCCCGCTTCGAGGAGGCCGCCGGCGGTGCCTGGACCGGCGAAGACGACGTCGAGGTGACCGACGACGCGCTCGACGACATGGACGAGACGACCCAGGACCGCCTCCGCGACCTGGGGTACATGGAGTAG
- a CDS encoding DUF7539 family protein yields the protein MAEFPDERQLVVELRSQLEEWTNTARREAYTELFEGDDPLLTAEELQVLDSFDSAMERAGGDGIWGTDQYGIHTAGTGSSDASLGVVCVYHPQITGDSVLRGQDDVDDETEERINAALWTYSERVAELIERELDAYVERRGS from the coding sequence ATGGCCGAGTTTCCAGACGAACGTCAACTTGTAGTGGAACTGCGCTCCCAGTTGGAGGAGTGGACGAACACCGCCCGTAGAGAGGCGTACACCGAACTGTTCGAGGGCGACGACCCGCTTCTCACCGCCGAAGAGCTACAGGTCCTCGATTCGTTCGATTCGGCGATGGAACGGGCGGGTGGCGACGGTATCTGGGGGACCGATCAGTACGGAATCCACACGGCCGGTACCGGGAGTTCGGACGCCTCGCTCGGCGTCGTCTGCGTCTACCACCCGCAGATAACCGGCGACTCCGTGCTCCGGGGACAGGACGATGTGGACGACGAGACGGAGGAGCGAATCAACGCGGCGCTCTGGACGTACAGCGAGCGCGTCGCGGAACTCATCGAGCGGGAACTCGACGCGTACGTCGAGCGAAGGGGAAGCTAA
- a CDS encoding NifU family protein: protein MSTEPQDADDDLKERVTNFLRRNFPQIQMHGGSAAIQHLDRESGEVSIALGGACSGCGISPMTIQAIKSRMVKEIPEINKVNADTGMGGGGMGDDGGMSPSFPGETTRDDEGDEGPQAPF from the coding sequence ATGAGTACGGAGCCACAGGACGCCGACGACGACCTCAAAGAGCGCGTCACCAACTTCCTACGCCGCAACTTCCCGCAGATTCAGATGCACGGCGGCAGCGCCGCCATCCAGCACCTCGACCGCGAGAGCGGCGAGGTGAGCATCGCCCTCGGCGGGGCGTGTTCCGGCTGCGGCATCTCGCCGATGACCATCCAGGCCATCAAGAGCCGAATGGTCAAAGAGATCCCCGAGATCAACAAAGTCAACGCCGACACCGGCATGGGCGGTGGCGGAATGGGCGACGACGGCGGCATGAGCCCGTCGTTCCCCGGCGAGACGACCCGCGACGACGAGGGCGACGAAGGCCCGCAGGCCCCGTTCTAA
- a CDS encoding DUF5783 family protein, whose protein sequence is MTDFDPEKFEEKYVHYFPQLQRAYKSAFETMNEEYDSTLIHGIDQQILNESEPVYEDGRFRIQLPENPHDRLTSVVVDDEKLDATLERYVEELEAEHHRVFGVERP, encoded by the coding sequence ATGACCGACTTCGACCCCGAGAAGTTCGAAGAGAAGTACGTCCACTACTTCCCGCAGCTACAACGCGCGTACAAGAGCGCCTTCGAGACGATGAACGAGGAGTACGACTCGACGCTCATCCACGGCATCGACCAGCAGATTCTCAACGAGTCCGAGCCGGTGTACGAGGACGGTCGTTTCCGCATCCAGTTGCCCGAGAACCCCCACGACCGCCTCACGAGCGTCGTCGTTGACGACGAGAAGCTGGACGCGACGCTGGAGCGGTACGTCGAGGAGTTGGAGGCCGAACACCACCGTGTGTTCGGCGTCGAGCGGCCGTAA